TCTAacatctacatatctacatacacggacacacacacacacacacacacacacacacacacacacacacacacacacacacacacgttcagaAGCCAGTAAGAGTTTTCTGACAGATTaatgagagaagaggagagagccTGATCCTGAGGGACCTGCAGcagagtgagatggagagagacagagagagcgacATGGAGAGttgaaaaaaagaggagaaggcGGGAGAGCAGATAAAccataaattaaatcattttgGAACAAAAGAAGGGAGTTGCTTAGCAACCAGACAGAAGGAGGTTACCACAAGCAACTATGGTGACCCCAAGCCTGACCCCCAGCCGAAACAACcctaacatcacacacacacacacacacacacacacacacacaaaaacactcatTGCACCGACACTCAAACCCCACGATACACAACTAAAATCTAAACTGTGATTTTGATAAAGACATCGATAAAGacttaatattttgtgtgcattGTGTCTACAACAGCCTCAATCAAGCTTCACTTAATTTGACGTAATAAGAAATGCGATCTATCAAACTGAACATGCTTACTTCCTGTCAGTTTGAGCATATGGCAAGAatgtaatctctctctctctctctctctctctctctctctctttcccccacacacacaactcagGTGTTAACAGTTATTAAGAGTAGTAAACTGGCCTCAAAGGTAATTAGGGTCAGGCCACATGGTTTTATTTGACTGACAGGCTTCAGTGGATTTATTGTTGACAAAATCATCTGCTGTTCTGTTTAGTAAAgggtttcactcacacacacacacacacacattttcattaatGCTTGAAATGTTTCTACCCATTTTATGCTCTTGCCAAGTCACTTGAGAAAAACACAACAGGAGGTTAATGTTTGTGGTACAGAAATACCTTAAATCACCCTTTAAGATTTACTCACATGACCATGTGGTTTTTAAAGGTTACTGAGCATTAGGCTTAGCAATCTTTCACCTGAGCAGTAGCATTACCCTGAAGGCACTGAATACACAAATGTCCCTCTTACAAAATGTGCTGATTTTTTAAACAGTCCTAAtttgaaacaaatattaatgttatataTCACGTTACCTGATCCTGATCTAACAGTCTGTAATTGAGTTATTTGTAATGTCTTTAAGACAACATACACAAAAATCATTATCATTTTGACCAGTTTGGTCTCAAAATACTTTTTGGGAAATGCATGCTTATCTGTGTCCAAAACTGCATCttccactctcctccatacacctACACACCCTTATAGGCAAAAACACTGCATAATCACTCACATTTTCATTCATGCACACATGAACTTAGGTTAATCCACCAATGAAAGATCAAACACAGATGTGCAATGCTCATTTCAAATctgtatgaaatatttaaatgttaagatggcacacacacacacacacacacacacacacacacacacacacggagtaAGAGAGAAATCTTTGAATGTGCTGCTTTCCTCAGGAGCACATCTCTCTCCctgtccttctgtctctcttcctctcctccctTTCGATCACACTTCCCCCCTCGCTTCATCTTTTGCTATCCCTCTCCTGTTTCTGCCATCTTTTCACAACTCTGTCAGTAATTCTCTGTTTTGTACTGCTCTCGCTCTCTGTGTTGCATACTTTCTCATAGCTCTGTCCTCTTTACTGTGCTCTTTGATTCCTTACCTTTGCATCTACtgctcactcacacaaacacgcgTAGACGCGCCCACACGTGCtcgctctctatctctatctctctctctcacacacacacacaatctctctctctctctctctctctctctcacacacacagatacacacacagactctctctctctctctctctctctctctctcactcacacacacacacaatctctctctctctctcacacacacagatacacacacagactctctctctctctctctctctcgccctctGCAGCACGAGCATTCCCCAGAGTCAGACGGCAGGAGACTATTACACTCACAGACGGAATCTCTCTTCCAATTTCTCTCTCCAATTTCTGTCTGCTTTTAttccttcctctctccctcccacTCAATGCTCTAtccatcttttcttttccatttcctCTCTTTATCCCTCATTTCTTGCttctcttttctcctccttGCCTGCCCCTCTTGAGTGGATGTAATTGGTATCTATGGGGTGCTTCCATAAGACAACATTTAAACTGCATCACAAATAACAGGGACAGCACACAACAGAGCCAAGATTGGTGAGCTGGCACAGAGCCTTTCAATGCAAACTCATCTGCTGGAACAGAACGCAGTCCTCAAACTGAAaagcttttttctctctttttctgttgcATTTTTCTTGTACCCAATACTGCAAGCCGTGCCAGAAAAAATTGATCTACGCGTTGCAGCAGAAGCCTGGGAGCCTAATGGAGGCCCAGGCAATCAAACGCGATAAACATGCGAATCATTCAGCACCAAATAATATTGCGACAGCAGACCAGAGCAATCGCACCCGACCAGGCACCAGCCACAGAGGAACATTCAAATGAGCTGCAAGCCCTACAGCAGTGGAAAAGATGAATGTGGGAGAGGGACTAGAGTGAGAGTGTATGTAAGAGAGAGCGCAACCGAGAAAATGAGTGAGATTAAGACAGCACGCAGGAGTAAGAGGGTAAGTGAAAAAAGTGAGGAAAAAAGAAGGTTTAATTAAAGATTCTGTTCCTTGGAGAGTGCTCAGCTCTAACTCATTTTCAAAAATACAGGAGAGTGCATGTTTTATAGACTCAAATGTGGCATGATGAAATGACATCGATCATAATTAGGTAGAGAGCAGTGACAGGTTAGGCCTACGCAAAAGAGCCAGGGAGAGGAGAGTGAGATTGACACCAAACACACTGAATAAGGActaaggagaaggagagaacaTGGAAATAGGAAGGAGAACTGTAGAGCATGGTGGAGATGGACATGTGGAAGATATTGTGATGCCCAGGTTATGTCCCTGtgtttgataaaataaaaaaaaaacaaaaaaaagtgaaactgaaCGTGTTCTTATCAGAAAGGTTGATGCTGCTTTGACcagaagacaaatacaaaaacacctcagatttaaagaaatgaacagacaCAATATTGCAGTAAAGCATTAACttaaatatctgtgtgtgatgatttagtcaagccttttatcagtagatttctcttaggtaaaggcacagatctggagggaacatggatatagagtgtttggtgaactggtatatttgtatgctgtcgtcccctcacattcacacgttcactcaggtttgttgacggtggtgtggagggtcgtctcttatcccagagatccctcatgtctgtgttaccttctggttctcccttttagttatgctgccatagcgagtcttgccggagtccaaactgcacagtgacattaactttcgtacaccaatagttacacttaataatccatatccttctcttccgtcaccctctctctctctctctctctctctctctctctctctctctctctttcggtcgagttaaacatgctcctgaggctccagtgaccagtgttcctgcccctctcctccttggatcttcacacttctgtgcagctcgggacggtctcttaattccggagtagaacgggtgctttgaggacggattggactgtagttggtgtcggcggtctgctgcactgactcgggagtgcagtttgcttctgatcatcatcactgtaccccacaacattgtatatctgcttcaaatggacatttggtgcaacccagatgaggatgggttccctcttgagtctggttcctctcaaggtttcttccttatgccatctcggggagtttttccttgccacagttgctcatcagggacaaacatacttacaaagaacatatttatgtttaatcaccacattatctgtgtaaagctgctttgagacaatgttcattgttaaaagcgctatacaaataaaaatgaattgaattgaattgaattgatgatGTAATATTAAATGCTTGGTTCTTTCCTGGCACTAGAGTTATTTTATCATATAATATCAGGTATGATATCCGTAAGATAATATCTTTAAATAATGAACATTATGTAGTTAATAATTAAGTTCCTTTATCCATGAAGGTTATGGCACTAAGGGTCTGACACTCAGATGCCTGCTTCCTTCATAtatgtgtaattattattattattattattattattattatgcatccAAACAACAAATCAGACCTCATTAAAAGCCTCAAAATCCTATTCTTAAGTATTTTTCTTATCTCACTAGCCTAGCAACTATAAACATTACCATTATTCAAAAGTAAGATTACCAACAAGCAAGTTTAAATTGAAaagcttttaatgttttttataaatgcatctacattaattataaatactgtcctgtgcatttttatttcaaaagggaactaaactaaacaacacaaaaatgtacataaatttaattattgcaTGCCACTAAATTTTGATAAACAAGACACTGATTTCATATGCTGAaaccatttattattttgtaaatgtacaagcccaaagaaatgaaatataatGCAGGTTCATTTGGCATCAAAAATTGATGCAACAGAAAAAAGTGTTTGAGACATGAATTAAAATGCATCCTACCATCTTTATCACAAAATGCCTCTCACCTGAGCCACTAATGTTCACTTGATTCTAAGTTGGTTTTCTTTAGGAGATTCAGACACAAATGGAAATGCGTACTCTTCTAGATGACACCAGATAGTGTGATCATAAGTCATTACGGTCCTGGGATAAGCACAGAACAGTCATTATAATTATGGCATGTAAGGCAAGTTCTTACAAATCTAGAAAGATTCTTGGTACAGTATCTAGAGAGATTTTCCAGTAAAAGTAGGGAGCACTATATCCGTTTTACTTGTACAACTGAAATTCTTTTGGGTTTGCCACAAGCTAAGCTCTAGGATGCAGTGAAGGACATAATTTGCTTCAGTTTATTTCAGCCTgccttgtttttaatttttgcatGAGAATCtctcaaatgaatgaatgtaaatgtaaatttgcatTAAGAGCTATAGTCTATATACAGCAAAGTTTGGATTAAACAGCGTTTACACAAGTCAAATACTGCCATTTTCTGTAAAGACACTGACATAATCAATCAACAAATGCTTTCTCATAAAAGCAGACCATTATAAACATGAAACTATAAACCTTATTGCTGTCATTCCATTGATCTTAAATGACTGGAATACAAAAGGGGAAGTGGAATCTTAAAAACAGCATTATGCTGACTCAGTTCTGGAAGGTTTTACGATCCACTTTACCTTTCTagaatgtactgtaatttggtGCAGGTTCAAAAGTGtatttaaagtgtaaaaaaccCTTAAGAACTGCAGATGCAAGTCACAATGCAACTAAATGAAACATCTTTGTCAACACTGGCTAGTTGATAAGAGCAACAAAGTGAGTACACGACAGTATGGGCTTTTTATCTGCATTGTAAAATACAATGTGACCATAGTTTAAAGTATTGCAATATCACATTTAGTGCTAGTCATGTTCATGTGCTAGTCAGTTTTGCTCTTCCAGTCCTAGGTTAACTCAGCACTGGTTTTATAATCTCATGGTTTATACATCAATTCAGGGGATTCTATTACCATTATTGGTTATATCATGTATtcagttatataaaataaaaataaataaataaaaacaggtgtTCTGAATGATCATAAATGTTCACCTGCATCTCTCACCTTCACAAAAGCTGATGCCAATCCACAGCTATATTTATACTTCTCATATTTTCTTGAATCACCCTTCAACTTGGTTCAAGGTGAAGTTTAAAGGGAAAGTAGAAAATGGTAAATACTTGGCCAAGCTAAAATATAACAGATAGAAAGCCCATAATGCTTGACTCATATGAGGTAAGATCTGAAACCTCtcaactgaaacaaaaaaaacccttgccTTTTAATGTGTGATTCAGTGAGACACTGTAatgatttctttgttttgttttttaatgcaatcttaaaactgtattaattttgttaaaaaaaaaaaaacttaatctgACATTTACAATTTAAGTTAATATATTTTGGTGAACATTATAATGACGAAAGCCATACTCAAGCATTCAGaacttaaaaattatataataatcttctttcggctgctcccattaggggtcgccacagcggctcatccgtctccatacccctttgggctctacatctgcctctttcaacccaactacctgcatgtcttcactcaccacatccataaaccacctccttggtcttcctcttttccttcttcctggtggctccatcctcagcattcttctaccgatgtACCCCAAGTCCATGCACGATGTacccctctgcacatgttcaaaacaTCTCAATCGGGCTTCTCTccctttgtccccaaaatgttctacatgcactgtccctctaataaactcatt
The genomic region above belongs to Silurus meridionalis isolate SWU-2019-XX chromosome 20, ASM1480568v1, whole genome shotgun sequence and contains:
- the LOC124402807 gene encoding uncharacterized protein LOC124402807, translating into MKYLNVKMAHTHTHTHTHTHTHGVREKSLNVLLSSGAHLSPCPSVSLPLLPFDHTSPLASSFAIPLLFLPSFHNSVSNSLFCTALALCVAYFLIALSSLLCSLIPYLCIYCSLTQTRVDAPTRARSLSLSLSLTHTHNLSLSLSLSLTHTDTHTDSLSLSLSLSLTHTHTQSLSLSHTHRYTHRLSLSLSLSPSAARAFPRVRRQETITLTDGISLPISLSNFCLLLFLPLSLPLNALSIFSFPFPLFIPHFLLLFSPPCLPLLSGCNWYLWGASIRQHLNCITNNRDSTQQSQDCRARKN